Genomic DNA from Hymenobacter jejuensis:
AAAAATGTACCCAACTAAATAGAAGAATTAAGCTTCTTACTTCCGCCCAAACAACGGCACGCGGCTCTCCGTCCCGGCACGCAGGCGACCGATATTAGCCCGGTGAGTATAAATCAGCAAGCCAGCCAGCACAAACCCGAACACCAGCAGCAGCGAGTTATCAGGCCGAAAAGGAGGCAGCAATTGCAGCAGCGCAAACGCCACACCGGCCGTCATAGAACTCAGTGATACATAGCGCGATATAAAAAGCACCAGCAAGAATATCAGCAAGCAAATCCCGACTGTGCCGGGCGCAATAGCCAGCATCATGCCCAATACGGTAGCCACGCCTTTGCCACCCCGGAAGCCCGCATAAATCGGGAAAATATGGCCTAGTACGGCCAGGACACCGCAGGCCAACTGAAAATACAGCAACTGATCGGGCCGAATGGCTCCTTGGCTCACCATCACCGATGCCAGCGACGTAGCGGCCCAACCCTTAAACACATCGAAAGCCATCACGGCCGAACCGGGCTTTTTGCCTAGCACCCGAAACGTATTGGTCGCCCCCGAATTACCGCTGCCGTGTTCGCGAATGTCGATGCCGAAAAACCGGCGTCCCACCCACAACGCCGTCGGGATGGAACCAATGAGGTAAGCGGCCGCGAGCAGGCCAAGTACGAGGGGCAAATTCATGGGAAAATAGCGAGTGAGCAATACGGTCAAATATACGAGGCTTCCGCAGCGAGCGGCCATGAATTATTCAGGCCCTTGCAGGAAGCAAAAAGCCCGGCTTATACGTGGGCCGGGCTTTTTGCATTCGTTTCCAGAGTTTAGGAATCGCCGAAAGGGTCCTCTTCCGCTTTTTTCTTTTTCTTCTTCTCTTTTTCCTTCTTCGGCTCCTCAGCGGGCGCAGTAGTTTCGGTTTTGGGCTCTACGGCTTTTTCCTTCGACTTCTGCTTTTTGCTGGTTTCTTCCGTAGCCGGCGGCGTGGTAGTGGCTCCAAACGCATCCGTAGGTTCGTCCTTCGACTTCTTCTTTTTCTTGCTGGTTTCCTCTACCGGCGCATCGGCGGTAGGCTGACTGCCATCGTCTACGA
This window encodes:
- the plsY gene encoding glycerol-3-phosphate 1-O-acyltransferase PlsY is translated as MNLPLVLGLLAAAYLIGSIPTALWVGRRFFGIDIREHGSGNSGATNTFRVLGKKPGSAVMAFDVFKGWAATSLASVMVSQGAIRPDQLLYFQLACGVLAVLGHIFPIYAGFRGGKGVATVLGMMLAIAPGTVGICLLIFLLVLFISRYVSLSSMTAGVAFALLQLLPPFRPDNSLLLVFGFVLAGLLIYTHRANIGRLRAGTESRVPLFGRK